The Hippoglossus hippoglossus isolate fHipHip1 chromosome 19, fHipHip1.pri, whole genome shotgun sequence genome has a segment encoding these proteins:
- the LOC117752575 gene encoding myoferlin-like isoform X2: MLRVVVESAKALPKKKIGTPDPITSVIFKDEKKKTKSIDSDVNPVWNEVLEFDLKGTPLDASSYIDVIVKDYETIGQNKFIGSTKISLRELASGQVRSLPSKNVPLVNEGGQNIGGTINLVIGYDPPPNATPNPNDPEAGDATMDAGGGDGGDEGDETQADGGPSGSAGGLSPAAQGGNLRKRLARTQNRHRLVNKPQDFQIRVRIIQARQLSGNNVKPVVKVSVCGQTHRTRIKRGNNPFFDEMFFYNVNMLPSDLFDKNISVRVYDSYSLRADSLMGEFKLDVGYVYDESAHCVMRKWLLLNDPDDSSAGAKGYLKVSLFVVGAGDEPPVEKREYNDDQDDIESNLLLPAGLTLRWATLSLKVFRAEDIPQMDDAFVQTMREFFGGDENQKNLVDPFLEARFAGKKLCTQIIEKNANPEWNQVLHLQVKFPSMCESVKLTVFDWDRLTGNDAIGTTYLNLAKIASSGGEIEAKTGESEVGFLPVFGPCFVNLYGSPREFSGLPDPYEDLNLGKGEGVAFRGRILVELSTKLEGKEDKAVDSIHSDDILVVQKYQRRRKYCLCAVFHSASMIREPGEPIQFEVSIGNYGNKLDTTCKPLASTTQYSCAVFDGNHYYYLPWANTKPVVVVTSFWEDISHRLDTVNIILYIAHRLQSNLEAFKIAILAKIPDNQLVEVWLKLLTQLIEDLESFPTPELEGRSNLTSLDIQVKKLRDSALTAMKNGARRMKEEAMEIRETLSDIEAWADKLKMLAEEPQNSMPDVIIWMLRGEKRVAYSRIPAHQILYSTYSEQACGRHCGKTQTIFLQYPMDKDKGLKVPVEIRTNMWLGLSAHEKKFNSFSEGTFSVFAELYENQAEVFGNWGTTGLVGRHKYSDVTGKLKLKKEYFMPPRGWEWEGEWLIDPEKALLTEADAGHTEFMDEVFQNETRYPGGEWKAASEPFTDVNGEKSRSPGEFECPPGWICEDAWSVDDNRAVDDQGWEYGVTIPPHDKPLSWVPTEKVYHVHRRRRRVRARKRAALPAGAPAERQDQGDPEGWEFSSLIGWKFHRNERSSDTFRRRRWRRKMGPEDRLGASAIFQLEGALGVDTEEKEKDSKVDASKLFGANTPTVSCSFDRSYMYHLRVYIYQARNMTSMDKDSFSDPYAHVSFLHFSKTTEKLRSTLNPTWDQTLIFSDVEIYGDPQNVVQCPPDVVVEFYDHDQVGKDEMLGRTVCVPMVKLVPGMDQKPRLLWHPITKKGQRAGEALLAAELILKDKSNESDLPLVPPKRAENIYMVPQGIRPVVQLTALEILAWGLRNMKSYQMASVTSPSLVVECGGQRVESAVIKNMKKSPNFPSSVLFIKVLLPKDEMYAPPIVLKVIDHRPFGRKPVVGQCTISSLEEFRCDPNVITAEGAMSSKMSLMKASTRKHLSINMGEKRPLLEAQLEEKEKETVDWWSKFYASTGDEERCEPYIKKGYDTLKVYECELEEVPEFKGLTDFCSTFKLQRGKNENGDDDPTVVGELKGSFKMYPLSDDPGVTAPLRQFRELPDSGPQECLVRLYVVQAIDLQPKDNNGRCDPYMKISLGKNTIDDRDRYLPNTIDPVFGRMFEMSCFLPQDKDLKICVYDYDLLCRDDKVGETVIDLENRFLSRYNSYCGLPQTYCTSGINQWRDQLKPSQILENLARLKGLSKPRTEDNGNSMTFNGKDYTLAEFENNKEVHQYLGPPRERLCLHVLRKQGVVPEHVETRTLYSTFQPNISQGKLQMWVDVFPKSIGVPGPPFDITPRKPKKYFLRAVIWNTTDVTLDETSITGEHMSDIYVKGWMPGMEDDKQKTDVHYRSLDGDGNFNWRFVFPFEYLPAEQLCLVSQKENFWSLDKTEFRIPPKIIVQIWDNDKFSLDDYLGTVELDLRDLVPPAKTPQKCSLEMMDNLDIGNPRKPENAKSLFAQKSVQGWWPCSIEQDGKKVLGGKVEMTLEIIPEDDTDERPAAKARDEPNMNPKLDPPKRPDTSFFWFTSPCKTMKFIVWRRFRCLFIGLIILTIVLLFLAILLYSLPNYISMKIVKPFK; the protein is encoded by the exons ATGTTGCGGGTTGTTGTAGAGTCGGCTAAAGCTCTGCCCAAAAAGAAGATTGGAACTCCGGATCCAATTACATCTGTGATTTTTAAAG atgaaaagaagaaaacaaaatcaattgACAGTGATGTGAATCCTGTGTGGAatgag GTGCTGGAATTCGACCTGAAGGGGACTCCACTGGACGCCAGCTCCTACATAGACGTGATTGTGAAAGACTATGAGACCATCGGCCAAAACAA ATTCATTGGATCAACCAAAATCTCTTTGCGAGAGCTTGCCTCAGGTCAAGTGAGATCACTTCCATCCAAAAATGTTCCCTTAGTGAATGAAGGTGGACAGAATATCGga GGCACAATCAACCTTGTGATTGGTTATGACCCTCCACCCAATGCTACACCAAACCCCAACGACCCTGAAGCGGGTGACGCTACGATGGATGCTG gaggtggagatggaggtgatgagggGGATGAGACTCAAGCAGACGGGGGCCCGAGTGGCTCTGCAGGGGGGCTCTCACCTGCTGCTCAGGGCGGTAACCTCCGGAAGCGTCTGGCCAGGACGCAAAATCGCCACCGACTGGTCAATAAACCGCAGGATTTCCAG aTCCGTGTTCGGATCATCCAGGCTCGTCAGTTGTCAGGGAACAACGTCAAGCCGGTGGTGAAGGTCAGCGTGTGTGGACAGACCCACAGGACGAGGATCAAGAGAGGGAACAACCCTTTCTTCGATGAG ATGTTCTTCTACAATGTCAACATGCTACCATCAGATCTGTTTGATAAGAACATAAGTGTGCGG gtgTACGATTCCTATTCTCTGAGGGCCGACAGTCTGATGGGGGAGTTCAAG CTGGACGTTGGTTACGTTTATGATGAATCAG CTCACTGTGTCATGAGGAAGTGGCTTCTGCTGAACGATCCAGACGACTCCAGCGCTGGGGCTAAAGGCTACCTCAAAGTCAGCCTCTTCGTGGTGGGGGCGGGAGATGAGCCTCCG GTGGAGAAGAGGGAGTATAATGACGACCAGGACGACATAGAGAGCAACCTGCTGCTGCCGGCTGGTTTGACTCTGCGGTGGGCCACCCTGTCGCTGAAGGTGTTCAGAGCTGAGGACATTCCTCAGA TGGATGATGCATTCGTCCAGACCATGAGAGAATTTTTTGGAGGAGATGAAAACCAGAAGAACCTGGTGGATCCATTCTTAGAGGCTCGCTTCGCAGGCAAAAAG CTGTGCACTCAGATAATTGAGAAAAACGCAAACCCTGAGTGGAACCAAGTTCTGCACCTTCAAGTCAAG TTCCCCTCCATGTGTGAGTCCGTCAAACTGACAGTGTTTGATTG GGATCGTTTGACAGGAAATGATGCTATCGGCACCACGTACCTGAACCTGGCCAAGATAGCCTCCTCTGGTGGAGAGATAGAAG cGAAGACAGGGGAGTCTGAGGTGGGGTTCCTGCCTGTCTTCGGCCCCTGTTTTGTCAACCTGTACGGCAGCCCCAGAGAGTTCAGCGGGCTGCCAGACCCCTACGAGGATCTCAATCTTGGCAAG GGAGAAGGAGTGGCGTTCAGGGGCAGGATCCTGGTGGAGCTGTCCACGAAGCTGGAGGGGAAAGAAGACAAAGCAGTCGACAGTATCCACAGTGATGACATCCTGGTCGTGCAG AAATACCAGAGAAGGAGGAAgtactgtctgtgtgcagtcTTTCACAGCGCTTCCATGATTCGGGAACCCGGAGAACCAATCCAGTTTGAGGTCAGCATCGGTAACTACGGCAACAAACTGGACACCACCTGCAAACCACTGGCCTCCACCACTCAGTATAGCTGTGCTGTATTTGATG GTAACCACTACTATTACCTGCCCTGGGCCAACACGAAGCCAGTGGTGGTGGTTACTTCCTTCTGGGAGGACATCAGCCACCGCCTGGACACTGTCAACATCATCCTCTACATCGCTCACCGGCTG cAATCTAACCTGGAGGCTTTTAAAATTGCCATCTTGGCCAAGATCCCCGACAACCAGCTCGTGGAGGTGTGGCTCAAGTTGCTCACTCAGCTGATTGAAGACCTGGAGAG TTTCCCGACACCAGAGCTGGAGGGCCGCTCCAACCTGACGTCCCTGGACATCCAAGTCAAGAAGCTGCGAGACAGCGCCCTGACTGCCATGAAGAACGGAGCCAGACGCATGAAGGAAGAGGCCATGGAGATCCGAGAGACTCTGTCTGACATCGAGGCCTGGGCAGACAAACTCAAAATGTTGGCTGAGGAG CCCCAGAACAGCATGCCTGACGTAATCATCTGGATGCTCCGCGGTGAGAAGAGAGTGGCCTACAGTCGCATCCCCGCTCACCAAATCCTGTACTCCACGTACAGCGAGCAGGCCTGTGGTCGACACTGTGGCAAAACACAGACCATCTTCTTACAG TACCCCATGGACAAGGACAAGGGCTTGAAGGTGCCTGTTGAGATCAGAACCAACATGTGGCTGGGTCTGTCTGCTCATGAGAAAAAGTTCAACTCCTTCTCTGAGGGAACGTTCAGCGTGTTTGCTGAGTTG TACGAGAACCAGGCCGAGGTGTTTGGGAATTGGGGGACCACAGGCCTGGTGGGACGCCACAAATATTCAGATGTAACGGGCAAACTGAAGCTGAAGAAGGAGTACTTCATGCCCCCTAGAGGATGGGAGTGGGAGGGCGAGTGGTTGATTGACCCAGAGAAAGC TTTGCTAACAGAGGCAGATGCAGGACACACTGAATTCATGGATGAGGTATTCCAAAATGAGACTCGCTACCCTGGCGGAGAGTGGAAGGCTGCCTCTGAGCCCTTCACTGATGTG aATGGAGAAAAGAGCCGTAGCCCTGGAGAGTTTGAATGTCCTCCAGGTTGGATCTGTGAAGACGCATGGAGTGTGGATGACAACAGAGCTGTGGATGATCAAG GCTGGGAGTACGGAGTGACCATTCCTCCACACGACAAGCCTCTGTCCTGGGTCCCGACAGAGAAGGTGTACCACGTCCACCGCAGGCGACGGCGGGTCAGGGCACGTAAGAGAGCTGCACTGCCAGCAGGAGCTCCTGCAGAG AGGCAGGATCAGGGTGACCCCGAGGGATGGGAATTCTCTTCCCTGATTGGCTGGAAGTTCCACAGGAATGAGCGTTCATCGGACACGTTCCGTCGAAGGCGATGGAGGCGCAAGATGGGACCAGAGGATCGCCTCGGAGCATCTGCCATCTTTCAACTGGAGGGTGCACTG GGTGTTGatacagaggagaaggagaaagactCCAAAGTAGATGCCTCAAAGCTGTTTGGTGCAAACACCCCTACTGTATCCTGCTCCTTTGACA GGTCATACATGTACCATCTGCGTGTCTACATCTATCAGGCACGGAACATGACATCTATGGACAAGGATAGTTTTTCGG ATCCTTATGCACATGTCTCCTTCCTGCACTTCAGTAAGACGACTGAGAAGCTGCGATCGACGCTGAACCCAACCTGGGACCAAACTCTGATTTTCAGTGATGTGGAGATTTATGGAGACCCTCAGAACGTTGTTCAGTGCCCCCCAGATGTCGTGGTGGAGTTCTACGACCATGATCAAGTG GGGAAGGACGAGATGCTTGGCCGCACTGTTTGTGTCCCAATGGTGAAGTTGGTTCCAGGGATGGATCAGAAACCTAGACTCCTGTGGCATCCCATCACTAAGAAGGGTCAAAGGGCAGGGGAGGCACTGCTGGCTGCTGAACTCATCCTTAAAGACAAG TCAAACGAGTCAGATCTTCCTCTGGTTCCTCCAAAGAGAGCAGAGAACATCTACATGGTTCCACAGGGCATCCGGCCCGTGGTGCAGCTCACCGCTCTGGAG ATTCTGGCTTGGGGTCTGAGGAACATGAAATCTTACCAGATGGCCTCAGTGACATCACCCAGCCTGGTGGTGGAGTGTGGGGGGCAGAGGGTGGAGTCAGCCGTCATCAAGAACATGAAAAAGAGCCCCAACTTCCCCAGCTCTGTTCTCTTCATCAAAGTG CTCCTTCCGAAGGATGAGATGTACGCACCTCCAATTGTCCTGAAGGTGATCGATCACCGTCCATTTGGCAGGAAGCCGGTGGTTGGTCAGTGCACCATCAGTTCTCTGGAGGAGTTCAGATGTGACCCAAACGTCATCACCGCAGAAGGAGCTATGTCTTCCAAAA TGTCCCTGATGAAGGCTTCCACTCGCAAACATCTCTCAATTAACATGGGCGAGAAGAGACCGCTGCTAGAAGCTCAG CTTGAAGAGAAG GAAAAAGAGACAGTCGACTGGTGGAGCAAATTCTATGCTTCAACTGGAGACGAGGAGAGATGTGAACCGTACATCAAGAAAGGATACGACACCCTCAAA GTGTATGAATGTGAACTGGAAGAAGTCCCAGAATTCAAAGGGCTGACAGATTTCTGCAGCACCTTCAAACTGCAGCGGGGGAAGAATGAAAATGGAGACGATGACCCCACAGTGGTCGGAGAGTTGAAG GGTTCATTCAAGATGTATCCTCTGTCAGACGACCCAGGTGTCACTGCTCCCCTCCGACAGTTCAGAGAGCTGCCAGACAGTGGACCTCAGGAGTGTCTGGTCAGGCTCTATGTGGTCCAGGCCATAGACCTGCAGCCCAAAGACAATAACGGCAGA TGTGATCCATACATGAAGATATCGCTGGGAAAGAATACGATTGACGACAGAGACCGTTACTTACCCAACACCATCGACCCTGTGTTTGGAAG GATGTTTGAGatgtcctgtttcctgccccAGGACAAGGACCTGAAGATCTGCGTCTATGACTATGATCTCCTGTGCCGCGACGATAAGGTCGGCGAGACGGTGATTGACCTGGAGAATCGTTTCCTGTCCAGATATAACTCGTACTGCGGCCTGCCACAAACATACTGCAC TTCTGGTATTAACCAGTGGAGGGACCAGCTGAAGCCGTCTCAGATCCTGGAGAACCTGGCGCGTCTAAAAGGCCTGTCCAAACCCAGGACTGAAGACAACGGCAACTCGATGACCTTCAACGGCAAAGACTACACACTGGCTGAGTTTG AGAACAACAAGGAAGTCCACCAATACTTGGGTCCACCGCGAGAACGACTCTGTCTGCACGTGCTCAGAAAGCAGGGAGTCGTCCCCGAACATGTGGAGACCCGGACCCTTTACAGCACCTTCCAGCCGAATATCTCGCAG gGAAAGCTTCAGATGTGGGTGGATGTGTTCCCCAAAAGCATCGGCGTCCCTGGTCCTCCGTTTGACATCACACCACGCAAACCTAAGAA GTATTTCCTGCGCGCTGTCATCTGGAACACCACCGATGTGACTTTAGATGAGACCAGCATCACCGGAGAACACATGAGCGACATCTATGTCAAAGG CTGGATGCCAGGCATGGAGGACGACAAGCAGAAGACGGATGTCCACTACAGGTCTCTGGACGGAGACGGTAACTTTAACTGGAGGTTCGTCTTCCCCTTTGAGTATCTGCCTGCTGAACAACTCTGCCTCGTGTCCCAGAAG GAGAACTTCTGGAGTCTTGACAAAACAGAGTTCAGGATTCCTCCCAAGATAATCGTTCAAATATGGGATAACGACAAATTCTCATTGGATGATTACCTCG GCACTGTGGAGCTGGATTTGCGTGACCTGGTTCCTCCTGCGAAGACGCCACAGAAGTGCTCTCTGGAGATGATGGACAATCTGGACATCGGAAACCCACGCAAGCCGGAGAACGCCAAGTCTCTGTTTGCGCAGAAGTCAGTGCAAGGCTGGTGGCCCTGCTCCATTGAACAGGATGGAAAGAAGGTGCTGGGT gGTAAAGTGGAGATGACACTGGAAATCATACCTGAAGATGATACCGATGAGAGACCTGCAGCAAAAGCCCGAGACGAACCCAACATGAACCCAAAACTGGATCCTCCCAA GCGCCCAGATACCTCCTTCTTCTGGTTCACCAGCCCGTGTAAGACCATGAAGTTCATTGTCTGGAGACGGTTCAGGTGCCTTTTCATCGGactcatcatcctcaccataGTGCTTCTCTTCCTCGCCATCCTGTTGTACTCTTTACCG aaCTACATCTCGATGAAGATAGTGAAGCCGTTTAAATag